AAATAGAGGTGTACAGCAACTTGTTGTCTCTTGTAATATGATCTTTGGTAGGAAAGTTATGGCTTTTTTCCTAGCAACTTCTTgtcaaacaataaaagaatcTTTGTTACTGTAACATTCTCTTCCAAATCTCATTCTCATTATACCATTGATTTCCAATTTCCCTcatcaaatttcttaaacctttccGATGATCATCTGGAGCTCAACATCTTGCAActtccttgttatttttaaaccaTATATTCTTCTCTgatcttgtttttcttcctgAATACTACTTAAGCAAACCAGCACTTGAAGAACTACTTGAATCCaggtaaattatttataatccatcttcttctttttgtttttcacatgtAACTCTGGTTTGAATCTTTCAAGGAAAACACAAGTTGTAGAAATTATAATGAGAAACTTTGGAGATAGGATCATCAAcagtttccaaaaataaataatttgatcttTCTCAGTTGTAACAATCCATGCCTTATGGAGTTCATACTAAATTGACCCCAAGTTAACCttgaattcattgttttttcttcatagtTTCTTTGCTGTTTGtaacttattattttagtttcaaccttccttttaaaattaatgtacttccattaatttttattcaatattttgacCCTTTTTATGTATAGGACAAAATGGTTAGACCAAATGATCCGTTTTGGAATCATGTTGAAGATATGAATGATGGAAGCATGAAGTGTAAGTTTTGTGGGCATTTATTTTCCAAGGATACTTCCATTTcgaggatcaaatggcattttTCGGGGGAGAGAGGGCATGGTGTTGGCATTTGTGGTCAGGTGCCTAAAGAAGTTCAAGAAGCAGCCTTCCTAGCTATGAATGGTGgcaacaaaagacataaaagcATAGCAAGTTCAAGCATGGAATACACTGGTGAAGGATCTTTTCAGCATGTTGACAGAAGTGTGGATGCTCATGAGAATAGAGGAGAAGCAACACAAGGAACAGATTTAGTGGATCAATTTGCTGATGCTACTTGGGTTCAGATGCACTCTGCCCTTTCAAAGGAGCAACAGCTGAATGAAATCTCTACGTATTTAATGCAGGAAGATGAGGATGTGGAGCGTCTGCATGATGGATCTGAAACTATACCGAGAACAGAACAAGTGCAGCATCTGGAGAGAGGTAGCTCTTGTGAGAGGCCATCAATTAATCAAGCTGATGAGCCTCGAGGAGATTCATCCCAACCAACAGATCCATTGTGTCTTGATCATGGAAGATATTATGACCACCTATTTGCTCCATCAGTAAACAATGATGTCATTATGTATGATGTGCAGAACATGGTTAGAGTGAGGACAGAACCAGTGGAGGAGGATGTGGAGAATAGTCGAAGATCAATGCGGCCTGACGCTGGAGCTAGATCTTCTGAAAGTCTGAAATACAACACAAGTGAGACTAGAGGAGTTCCATTACCTACTAGCTCTATAAAGCCAGTGGGTCGAGCATTTGAAGAGAATAAGAAGGTGATATGGTCTTTGGTAATGGATGATGAAGTCTCAACCATTGGCATTTATGGAATGGGAGGAGTTGGTAAAACAACAATACTAAAACATGTCCATAATGAGCTTctacaaagaaaagatatttgTAATCATGTTTGGTGGGTGATTGTATCTCAAGATTTCAGCATTAATAGATTGCAGAATCTTATTGCTAAATGTCTTAAGCTAAACCTTTCAAGCGAAGATGATGATCTGCATAGAGCTGCTAAATTGTCAGAAGAActaatgaagaaacaaaaatggattctcattttagatgatttgtggaacAATTTTGAGCTTGACGAAGTGGGAATTCCTATCCCGTTGAAAGGATGCAATCTGATTATGACAACTCGATCAGAAACGGTTTGTCATCGGATGGCTTGCCACCACAAAATCAAGGTGAAGCCACTTTCTGAGGGAGAGGCTTGGACTTTGTTCATTGAGAAACTTGGACGTGACATAGCACTTTCATCAGAAGTGGAAGGAATTGCGAAAGATATTGCAAGggaatgtgctggtttgccaTTGGGAATTATTACAATTGCAGGAAGCTTGATGGGAGTGGATGATCTACATGAGTGGAGAAGTACATTGAAGAAATTGAGTGCATCAGAATTTAGGGACAAGAAATTATTCAAGTTATTGAAGTTTAGTTATGAACGGCTAGGTGATTCAGCACTCCAAAAATGTCTCTTGTACTGTGCATTATTTCCTGAAGATCATAAGATTAAGAGGGAGCAGCTGATAGGTTATTTGATCGATGTCGGAATAATTAAAGGAATGAGGAGCAGGAAAGATGCATTTGACGAGGGCCACACGATGCTTAATAGACTTGAATATGTCTGCCTATTGGAAAGTGCTCAAATGGGTTATGTTGATATTAGAcgtgtcaagatgcatgacttgattagggacaTGGCCATCCAAATACTGCAAGACGAATATCAAGTCATGGTTAAAGCAGGTGCGCAATTAAAAGAGTTGCCAGATGCAGAGCAGTGGACGGAGAATCTGACGATAGTTTCACTAATGCAAAACGAGATCGAAGAAATTCCTTCCAGCTATTCACCCAGGTGTCCCAATCTATCAACACTATTGCTATGTAGCAGTCGTTGGTTGCGATTTATTGCGGATTCATTTTTCAAGCAATTGCATGGGCTCAAGGTCCTCGATCTGTCTTGGACAGGTATTCAAAACTTGCCAGACTCTGTCTCTGATTTGGTGAGTCTCACTGTGTTATTGCTCAATGATTGTCAGAAGTTAAGATATGTTCCATCATTAAAGAAGCTCACGGCACTGAAGAGGTTGAATCTCTCTCATACTACTCTTGAAAAGATGCCGCAAGGAATGGAATGCCTAACCAACCTGATGTATCTTAGAATGAATGGATGtggtgaaaaggagtttcctAGTGGGATATTACCAAAACTCTCTCACCTGCAAGTCTTTGTACTAGAAGATGTTATGCCGCAAGATGAAGATGATGCTCCTATAACagttaaaggaaaggaagtagGATCCTTGAGAAATTTGGAAACTTTGGAATGCCATTTCGAAGGTTTTTCTGACTTCGTGGAGTATCTCAGATCTCGGGATGGGATCCTATCATTAAGCACATGCAAGATTTTAGTAGGAGAGGTGTTTAGATATATAGTGAAATTCATGGAAAGttttccaagtaaaacagtTGGGTTGGGTAATTTGAGTATCAACGGAGATAAAGATTTTCAGGTCAAGCTCTTTAATGGCTTTCAAGGACTGGTTTGTCAATGCATCGATGCAAGAAGTTTATGTGATGTTTTGTCATTAGAGAATGCAACTGAACTGGAGCGCATCAACATTTGGGAATGCCATaacatggagagcttggtttcatcttcttggttctgcTCTGCTCCACCACGATTGCCATCATGTAACGGTATGTTTTCTGGTCTTAAAGACTTTTTTTGTAATGACTGTAAAAGTATGAAGAAGCTGTTCCCGCTTGTGTTGCTGCCAAACCTCGTAAACCTGAGAAGGATTGAAGTGAGTTCCTGtaagaaaatggaggagataataggaaCAACAGATGAAGAAAGCGGCACCTCCAATTCCATCACGGAAGTCATTCTCCCAAAGTTAATAACTCTGGAATTGGTTGGCttaccagaactgaaaagcatttgCAGTGCAAAACTGATTTGCAATTCTCTTGAAGATATTAAGTTAATGTTTTGTAAGAAGCTGAAGAGGATGCCAATTTGTCTtccgttgcttgaaaatggccagcCATCTCCTCCCTCTTCTCTTAGAAGTATTCAGATACATCCAAAAAAATGGTGGGAGACAGTAGTGGAGTGGGAGCAGCCTAACGCAAAGGATGTCCTTAGTCGCTTTGTACACTTTGCATAGGAGAAGACTACTCTGcccttaatataatataatataatatagaaTAGAGGGTAAGCATCATCTCTCTCAATTGAATTGTacctttcgttttttttaatcCTCTCGTTGTTAGAATACTTCTTTGTTGCATCATTTATCAATTCTATCCTAATGCAAAGAATGTCCAAAGgacttttttttctcgaaataattaatatgtagAAGGGTGGGAGTCAgtagtggagtgggagcatcctaaCGCAAAGGATGTCCTTCGTCCCtttctaaattaatataatatagcatgcttataattacataaataacattttttatttttttttatttcattaaagacTACTGAattgtcatttgtttttaacTCGATAgataaacaattataatttgaagtttgattaatattatattttcatcctaTTGAATTTCTCCaagatgaaaatccaaaaaataaaaaaaatactatattgatttatcattaacgtaacctaatattataaatcatcAGTGAAATATTCTTCTacacacatttttaaaatgtctaAGAGAGAGTATATGAATATGACAGTTTTGGTTTCTACACCTGAAAGTAgaaacacattttttaaaatactaattttaataCTAAAACTAGAAAGTAGTATAGgcgtgatttttaaaatttttaaaatctccCTCTGGTTGTTTGAAGCTAAAGCTTGATTGCGTTCCAGTGGTTTTTGATGAGTACGAAATgctaaaatggaataaaaataatagaaataatgaGTCGTGAAATTTCACCAATGAGGATTTCAAAAAGGAACTGCTAAAGCTAAAATTTAGGCAATTTGTTTTTGACACAACGAGGATCATGGAAACGTgtgatgaaata
This genomic stretch from Populus alba chromosome 19, ASM523922v2, whole genome shotgun sequence harbors:
- the LOC118040074 gene encoding probable disease resistance protein At4g27220 isoform X2, whose protein sequence is MVRPNDPFWNHVEDMNDGSMKCKFCGHLFSKDTSISRIKWHFSGERGHGVGICGQVPKEVQEAAFLAMNGGNKRHKSIASSSMEYTGEGSFQHVDRSVDAHENRGEATQGTDLVDQFADATWVQMHSALSKEQQLNEISTYLMQEDEDVERLHDGSETIPRTEQVQHLERGSSCERPSINQADEPRGDSSQPTDPLCLDHGRYYDHLFAPSVNNDVIMYDVQNMVRVRTEPVEEDVENSRRSMRPDAGARSSESLKYNTSETRGVPLPTSSIKPVGRAFEENKKVIWSLVMDDEVSTIGIYGMGGVGKTTILKHVHNELLQRKDICNHVWWVIVSQDFSINRLQNLIAKCLKLNLSSEDDDLHRAAKLSEELMKKQKWILILDDLWNNFELDEVGIPIPLKGCNLIMTTRSETVCHRMACHHKIKVKPLSEGEAWTLFIEKLGRDIALSSEVEGIAKDIARECAGLPLGIITIAGSLMGVDDLHEWRSTLKKLSASEFRDKKLFKLLKFSYERLGDSALQKCLLYCALFPEDHKIKREQLIGYLIDVGIIKGMRSRKDAFDEGHTMLNRLEYVCLLESAQMGYVDIRRVKMHDLIRDMAIQILQDEYQVMVKAGAQLKELPDAEQWTENLTIVSLMQNEIEEIPSSYSPRCPNLSTLLLCSSRWLRFIADSFFKQLHGLKVLDLSWTGIQNLPDSVSDLVSLTVLLLNDCQKLRYVPSLKKLTALKRLNLSHTTLEKMPQGMECLTNLMYLRMNGCGEKEFPSGILPKLSHLQVFVLEDVMPQDEDDAPITVKGKEVGSLRNLETLECHFEGFSDFVEYLRSRDGILSLSTCKILVGEVFRYIVKFMESFPSKTVGLGNLSINGDKDFQVKLFNGFQGLVCQCIDARSLCDVLSLENATELERINIWECHNMESLVSSSWFCSAPPRLPSCNGMFSGLKDFFCNDCKSMKKLFPLVLLPNLVNLRRIEVSSCKKMEEIIGTTDEESGTSNSITEVILPKLITLELVGLPELKSICSAKLICNSLEDIKLMFCKKLKRMPICLPLLENGQPSPPSSLRSIQIHPKKWWETVVEWEQPNAKDVLSRFVHFA